The Streptomyces phaeolivaceus genome has a window encoding:
- a CDS encoding LacI family DNA-binding transcriptional regulator gives MTIREVAKAAGVSPSTVSRALAPDGTVSAVTRERVQAAADRLGYQPNRAARGLITGRTGHLGVIVPDLLNPFFADICKGVQARARGLGHAVFVSDAERDEGLELDAIRTMASEVDGIVLCAPHLSSEELRSLDQITQRPIVLLHRKEPGFASVTADMVEGMTDALTHLHALGHRRIAYVGGPRSTWTAQERAAGIEAVADSGKVEIVRVGSVAPHFDGGITGAADVVLASGASAVVAFNDIVAFGLISRFTARGVRVPEEMSVVGCDDIALAGMAAPPLTTVGVPKAHAARAAVDLLFRILGTPSEAGAQPPQRVLPTHLVVRGSTAAIEPR, from the coding sequence GTGACGATTCGAGAAGTTGCGAAGGCGGCCGGGGTGTCCCCGTCCACGGTTTCCCGGGCGCTGGCGCCGGACGGAACGGTGAGCGCGGTGACCCGGGAGCGGGTCCAGGCCGCCGCCGACCGGCTCGGCTACCAGCCGAACCGGGCCGCACGTGGCCTCATCACCGGCCGTACGGGCCATCTGGGCGTGATCGTCCCCGACCTGCTCAACCCCTTCTTCGCGGACATCTGCAAGGGCGTGCAGGCCCGCGCCCGGGGCCTCGGCCACGCCGTGTTCGTCAGCGACGCCGAGCGCGACGAGGGCCTGGAGCTGGACGCGATCCGCACGATGGCGTCGGAGGTGGACGGCATCGTGCTGTGCGCCCCGCATCTGAGCAGCGAGGAACTGCGCTCCCTGGACCAGATCACGCAGCGGCCGATCGTGCTGCTGCACCGCAAGGAGCCGGGCTTCGCCAGCGTCACCGCCGACATGGTCGAGGGCATGACCGACGCGCTCACCCATCTGCACGCCCTCGGCCACCGCCGGATCGCCTATGTCGGCGGCCCCCGCAGCACCTGGACCGCTCAGGAGCGGGCCGCCGGCATCGAGGCGGTGGCGGACTCCGGCAAGGTCGAGATCGTGCGCGTCGGCAGCGTCGCCCCCCACTTCGACGGCGGTATCACGGGCGCCGCCGACGTGGTGCTGGCCAGCGGCGCGAGCGCGGTGGTGGCCTTCAACGACATCGTCGCGTTCGGCCTGATCAGCCGCTTCACCGCGCGGGGGGTCCGGGTCCCGGAGGAGATGAGCGTGGTCGGCTGCGACGACATCGCCCTCGCCGGGATGGCCGCCCCGCCGCTGACCACCGTCGGCGTCCCCAAGGCGCACGCCGCGCGGGCGGCGGTGGATCTGCTGTTCCGGATCCTGGGGACGCCGTCGGAAGCGGGCGCCCAGCCACCGCAGCGGGTGCTGCCGACGCATCTCGTGGTCCGGGGGTCGACGGCGGCGATCGAGCCCCGGTAG
- a CDS encoding enolase C-terminal domain-like protein, whose translation MIVQELRVTPVAFADPPLLNADGVHQPHVLRAVVELVVADGRGGEVTGLGECAGHAWQLDWLELVGSRLPGTSVYETGELASRVRELLSGHADGVDYGPDAPWRRWSDRTDPPESRGPAPVPAPAFDIRRVYAALEVACLDAQGQLAGVPVVDLLGGRVRDAVPYSGYLFYKWAGHPGADGESGADGDPGADEWGAALTPDGVVAQAVRMVDRYGFRSLKLKGGVFPPEEEIAALRALRAEFPRHPLRLDPNAAWSRQTALSVVGELADLLEYLEDPVAGVEDMAEVAARTTLPLATNMCVTSLEDVGPAVARGAVRIVLGDHHIWGGLRATVALGNVCRAVGWGLSAHSNSHLGISLAAMTHAAAATASLDHACDTHYPWNAAEDVVVPGALSFVDGSVPVPQGTGLGVRLDRAALDRLHARYLRLGREHRDDTAYLRRVRPGFDPTMPRW comes from the coding sequence ATGATCGTCCAGGAACTCCGTGTCACCCCCGTGGCCTTCGCCGACCCCCCGCTGCTCAACGCCGACGGCGTGCACCAGCCCCATGTCCTGCGCGCCGTCGTCGAACTGGTGGTGGCCGACGGCCGCGGCGGCGAGGTGACGGGACTCGGCGAATGCGCCGGGCACGCCTGGCAGTTGGACTGGCTGGAGCTGGTCGGCTCCCGTCTGCCCGGCACCAGCGTGTACGAGACGGGCGAACTGGCCTCGCGGGTGAGGGAGTTGCTGTCCGGGCACGCGGACGGGGTCGACTACGGGCCCGACGCGCCCTGGCGCCGCTGGTCCGACCGCACCGACCCGCCCGAGTCACGCGGACCGGCGCCCGTCCCCGCGCCCGCCTTCGACATCCGGCGGGTGTACGCGGCGCTGGAGGTGGCCTGCCTGGACGCGCAGGGACAGTTGGCGGGCGTACCGGTGGTGGATCTGCTGGGCGGCCGGGTGCGGGACGCGGTGCCCTACAGCGGCTATCTGTTCTACAAGTGGGCCGGGCACCCGGGCGCGGACGGGGAGTCGGGCGCGGATGGCGACCCGGGTGCGGACGAGTGGGGCGCGGCCCTGACCCCGGACGGTGTCGTGGCCCAGGCCGTGCGCATGGTGGACCGCTACGGCTTCCGCTCGCTCAAGCTCAAGGGCGGCGTGTTCCCGCCGGAGGAGGAGATCGCCGCCCTGCGCGCGCTGCGCGCCGAGTTCCCCCGCCATCCGCTGCGCCTCGACCCCAACGCGGCCTGGAGCAGGCAGACCGCGCTGTCGGTGGTCGGCGAACTGGCGGACCTCCTCGAATACCTGGAGGACCCGGTGGCCGGCGTCGAGGACATGGCCGAGGTCGCCGCCCGGACGACCCTCCCGCTCGCCACCAACATGTGCGTGACCTCGCTGGAGGACGTCGGGCCTGCCGTGGCGCGCGGTGCCGTGCGGATCGTGCTCGGCGACCACCACATCTGGGGCGGTCTGCGGGCCACCGTGGCGCTCGGGAACGTCTGCCGGGCCGTCGGCTGGGGGCTGTCCGCGCACTCCAACTCCCACCTCGGGATCAGCCTCGCCGCCATGACCCACGCGGCGGCGGCCACGGCCTCGCTCGACCACGCCTGCGACACGCACTACCCGTGGAACGCGGCGGAGGACGTCGTGGTGCCGGGCGCGCTGTCGTTCGTCGACGGCTCGGTCCCGGTGCCTCAGGGCACCGGTCTCGGCGTCCGGCTCGACCGCGCCGCCCTGGACCGGCTCCACGCCAGGTACCTGCGCCTGGGGCGTGAGCATCGCGACGACACGGCCTATCTGCGAAGGGTGCGCCCGGGGTTCGATCCGACGATGCCGCGCTGGTAG
- a CDS encoding ABC transporter substrate-binding protein: protein MRRPRVLPSPSRRRLLASLGALGAGAALAGCGGEDASADGEAHLNFQWWGGDERNVATQKAVRLFERRNPRIKVSVSFTGYDSYFQRLATQVAAGTGPDVLQMDYYQLRSYAANGLIADLGGPDFSGIGIDEIPQVYVDADRLDGDLWAVPTGISTQALLVDPAIWRKAGGLPKPGWTWDDLIEDVGPALRKAAPDRSPLTDFGRYSETFDLWLVQRGKSLYKDDGSLGFTQADLTAFWELTARLRDKGVFTPPPLTASYDGSTASSPLVRKLSAAEFNLTGTVMPYFEAYGDISLVPFPTASAGAPLGLTAQPGMMCVRRSSAHRRQAALLIDFLLNDPAAGAALGVVRGLPPNRRTMNRIAPGLGEGDRVVYEYVSALERRFTASAIPPSGSDEDKLEFRRVNEDVLFGKKTVREAAAEMFEKYNTTVPQG from the coding sequence ATGCGCCGACCCCGTGTCCTCCCCTCGCCCTCACGCCGTCGGCTGCTCGCCTCGCTCGGCGCCCTGGGTGCGGGCGCCGCCCTCGCGGGATGCGGCGGTGAGGACGCCTCGGCCGACGGCGAGGCGCACCTGAACTTCCAGTGGTGGGGCGGCGACGAGCGCAATGTGGCCACCCAGAAGGCGGTCCGGCTCTTCGAGCGGCGCAACCCGAGGATCAAGGTCTCGGTCTCCTTCACCGGGTACGACTCCTACTTCCAGCGGCTCGCCACCCAGGTGGCCGCGGGCACCGGCCCCGACGTCCTGCAGATGGACTACTACCAACTGCGGTCCTACGCCGCCAACGGACTGATCGCCGACCTCGGCGGCCCCGACTTCTCCGGCATCGGCATCGACGAGATCCCCCAGGTCTATGTGGACGCCGACCGGCTGGACGGCGATCTGTGGGCGGTGCCCACGGGCATCTCCACCCAGGCGCTGCTCGTCGACCCCGCGATCTGGCGCAAGGCCGGCGGGCTCCCCAAGCCCGGCTGGACCTGGGACGACCTCATCGAGGACGTCGGCCCCGCCCTGAGGAAGGCGGCCCCCGACCGGTCCCCGCTCACCGACTTCGGCCGCTACAGCGAGACCTTCGACCTCTGGCTCGTCCAGCGCGGCAAGTCCCTGTACAAGGACGACGGTTCACTCGGCTTCACCCAGGCCGACCTCACCGCGTTCTGGGAACTCACCGCACGGCTGCGCGACAAGGGCGTCTTCACCCCGCCCCCTCTCACCGCCTCCTACGACGGTTCGACCGCCAGCTCCCCGCTCGTACGGAAGCTGTCCGCCGCCGAGTTCAACCTCACCGGCACCGTCATGCCCTACTTCGAGGCGTACGGCGACATCTCCCTCGTCCCCTTCCCCACCGCCTCGGCCGGCGCGCCACTGGGACTGACCGCGCAACCCGGAATGATGTGCGTACGCCGCAGCAGCGCGCACCGACGGCAGGCCGCGCTGCTGATCGACTTCCTCCTCAACGACCCGGCGGCCGGCGCCGCCCTCGGTGTGGTGCGCGGACTCCCGCCGAACCGGCGGACCATGAACCGCATCGCCCCCGGACTCGGCGAGGGCGACCGGGTGGTGTACGAGTATGTGAGCGCGCTGGAGCGGCGGTTCACGGCGTCCGCGATCCCGCCGTCCGGTTCCGACGAGGACAAGCTGGAGTTCCGGCGCGTCAACGAGGACGTCCTCTTCGGGAAGAAGACCGTACGGGAGGCCGCGGCCGAGATGTTCGAGAAGTACAACACCACCGTCCCCCAGGGCTGA